The following coding sequences lie in one Silvanigrella aquatica genomic window:
- a CDS encoding anaerobic C4-dicarboxylate transporter: MIFMQFLVILGCLLIGSRLGGISLGVISGVGLFILTFVFGLKPGDPPVGVMLTIIAVISCASVLQTAGGLNVMMKFAEKLLRKNPSYITILAPLTTWTLTVICGTGHVVYTMFPIIYDIAIKKNIRPERPMAVASVASQIGVCASPMSVAVVSMVSILAESHGIGISVGLIDLLKVAIPSSFIGVLVASFWSLRRGKDLNKDKEFQQKLKDPEQKNYIYGDSQGSLINKKFPKESYWATWIFIATTIVVVIFGAFENLRPHFIIDGKTQILSMNLIIQMIMLVSASIMLIICKVKAQEVPSGAIFKAGMAAVLCVFGVAWMADTFFDAHFILLENSLMDIVKIYPWTYAIVLLFVSTMVNSQAAAITAIVPLGISLGVDPKLIVAFMPAAYGYYLLPTYPSDLACIGFDRSGTTRIGKYIINHSFILPGFIGVSTSCFVGYLLVKIAF, translated from the coding sequence ATGATTTTTATGCAGTTTTTAGTCATTTTAGGATGTCTCTTAATAGGAAGTCGTTTAGGAGGTATAAGTCTTGGTGTCATAAGTGGCGTCGGGCTTTTTATTCTCACATTTGTATTTGGCTTGAAGCCAGGAGATCCTCCTGTGGGTGTTATGCTCACGATCATCGCTGTGATTTCATGTGCCTCTGTTTTACAAACGGCAGGTGGTTTAAATGTGATGATGAAATTTGCCGAAAAATTGTTACGTAAAAATCCTTCTTATATAACAATATTGGCTCCCTTAACAACTTGGACTTTAACCGTTATTTGTGGCACAGGTCATGTCGTTTATACTATGTTTCCCATAATTTATGATATTGCCATTAAAAAAAATATCCGACCCGAGCGTCCCATGGCTGTTGCATCGGTGGCATCACAAATAGGAGTGTGCGCCTCTCCAATGTCTGTGGCCGTTGTTTCTATGGTTTCGATTTTAGCAGAATCTCATGGCATTGGGATTTCTGTAGGTTTAATTGATTTATTAAAAGTGGCTATTCCCTCTTCATTTATTGGCGTTCTTGTTGCCTCATTTTGGAGTTTGCGTCGTGGCAAAGACTTAAATAAAGACAAAGAATTTCAACAAAAATTAAAAGATCCGGAACAAAAAAATTATATTTATGGAGATTCGCAAGGCAGTCTGATAAATAAAAAATTTCCAAAAGAATCTTACTGGGCAACATGGATATTTATAGCAACAACAATTGTTGTTGTAATTTTTGGAGCCTTTGAAAATTTACGTCCGCATTTTATTATAGATGGAAAAACGCAAATTTTATCGATGAATTTAATTATTCAAATGATCATGTTGGTATCAGCATCAATTATGCTAATTATTTGTAAAGTTAAAGCTCAGGAAGTTCCCAGTGGTGCCATTTTTAAAGCAGGAATGGCTGCGGTATTATGCGTTTTTGGTGTTGCTTGGATGGCAGATACTTTTTTTGATGCACATTTTATATTATTAGAAAATAGTTTGATGGATATTGTTAAAATTTATCCTTGGACATATGCCATAGTTCTCTTATTTGTTTCTACAATGGTAAATAGTCAAGCAGCAGCCATCACCGCTATTGTTCCTTTAGGTATAAGCTTGGGAGTTGATCCTAAACTTATAGTAGCGTTTATGCCTGCTGCTTACGGGTATTATTTATTACCAACATACCCAAGCGATCTTGCTTGTATTGGATTCGATCGTTCTGGAACAACACGAATTGGTAAATATATTATAAATCATAGCTTTATTTTACCAGGATTTATTGGCGTGAGTACAAGTTGTTTCGTAGGATATTTATTAGTAAAAATTGCCTTTTAA
- a CDS encoding 3-oxoacyl-ACP synthase III family protein yields the protein MAKYYKTVMTHFSRYLPPGRVTNDDLSKLMDTNDTWITERSGIKERRFVEEPTSTSDLAIEAVKKVLTESKLSPQDFDYIIASTLSPDFYFPGIAPIVQHKLGFPTIPAIDIRVQCSAFVYATQMAQAMIQSGQYKRILLVFSDVQSKLLELNTNGRNVAVLFGDGAAAVVCEAQECSESEMPRVDNQSSGVIDTILGSDGVGAELLLIRSPGTATRGFLTEETHATGDWHPKMEGRAVFKHAVNRMCEVAETLMKKHKITANDIACLIPHQANLRISEMVREKMELSPDKVFNNIQKYGNTTSATIPICINEALEQGRIKRGDLILTVAFGAGFTWGGSLIRL from the coding sequence ATGGCAAAATATTATAAGACAGTTATGACCCATTTTTCGCGTTATCTTCCCCCAGGAAGAGTGACAAACGACGATCTTAGCAAACTTATGGATACAAACGATACCTGGATCACTGAGCGTTCGGGAATTAAAGAACGACGTTTTGTGGAAGAACCTACCTCAACTTCTGATCTTGCTATAGAGGCCGTTAAAAAAGTATTAACGGAATCTAAACTTAGTCCGCAAGATTTTGATTATATCATTGCTTCGACTCTCTCTCCTGACTTTTATTTTCCAGGAATTGCACCTATTGTGCAGCATAAGTTAGGTTTCCCAACCATTCCTGCCATTGATATTCGTGTGCAGTGTAGCGCATTTGTGTATGCGACACAAATGGCTCAGGCAATGATTCAAAGCGGTCAATATAAAAGAATTTTATTAGTTTTTTCTGATGTGCAAAGCAAACTTCTTGAATTAAATACCAACGGAAGAAATGTGGCTGTTTTATTTGGTGATGGTGCTGCTGCCGTTGTTTGTGAAGCTCAGGAGTGTTCTGAGTCCGAAATGCCACGTGTTGATAATCAAAGCTCAGGCGTGATTGACACCATTCTCGGAAGTGATGGAGTTGGTGCTGAATTGTTACTTATTCGCTCGCCAGGAACGGCGACCCGAGGATTTTTAACAGAAGAAACTCATGCCACTGGTGATTGGCACCCTAAAATGGAAGGCCGCGCCGTATTTAAGCATGCCGTGAACAGAATGTGTGAAGTAGCCGAAACGTTAATGAAAAAACACAAAATTACCGCAAATGATATTGCATGCCTTATACCTCATCAAGCAAACCTGCGCATTAGTGAAATGGTGAGAGAGAAAATGGAGCTTTCTCCTGATAAAGTCTTTAATAATATCCAGAAATATGGAAATACAACCTCGGCTACAATTCCCATTTGCATAAATGAAGCTCTTGAACAAGGTCGCATTAAAAGGGGAGACCTTATTTTAACTGTAGCTTTTGGTGCTGGATTTACTTGGGGTGGTAGTTTAATTCGTTTGTAA
- a CDS encoding DNA repair protein RecN → MLKQLNIQNLAIAENISVQFQKGLNVITGETGAGKSLLVDALCLLRGCRVDTTLIRTGHESAQVTGVFIPLHNSSQIYNLLEELGIPLYCDDPNEIVIKRFIQRNGKHRATINENLVSSKILQLISGELIDISSQFENQRLLDNETHTSFLDEFSGNQYTFKKFSHYFNQAHELLKQLKNLLVEQDLIRREKNLYEFELSQIDTAQISKVEFKQIEEKISLGNKANISKRICSEINMNLCNSDINCLDLLKYSRKNIEKLVKISGHSDVIKNLEQIDGIIALLEELNNSIELTSNKFDIDETELNQATKRIEEYNKLLIKFGPTIDDIECYKTKCEEFLSKAEGIENEMKNVAQKCELVMEHCILLSQELKKSRQEKLNFISQSVQKEMSELGMPKAKFICELKENQNNLDIAKITGLNQIPISQKTLKLFYSIAKSGSEKAQFLLSTNLGMEAQPIEKIASGGELSRIMLAIKNVLFGEEAMSVFVFDEIDTGISGNIAAKVGRKLSEFCKSSDGEITRQALCITHLAQVACYAQNHFIVSKEVKDNKTVTKIVQADYEEKLNEIAILLSGEEISLESIAQAKVLVSEAQKELLI, encoded by the coding sequence ATGTTAAAACAGCTTAATATTCAAAACCTTGCCATTGCTGAAAACATTTCTGTGCAATTTCAAAAAGGACTCAACGTCATAACAGGAGAAACGGGAGCGGGAAAATCACTTCTTGTCGATGCTCTCTGCTTATTAAGAGGATGTCGTGTTGACACAACGCTCATTCGAACAGGACACGAAAGCGCCCAAGTAACAGGGGTATTTATTCCTCTCCACAATTCCTCACAAATTTATAATTTACTTGAAGAATTAGGAATCCCACTTTATTGTGATGATCCTAATGAAATTGTTATTAAAAGATTTATTCAACGAAATGGCAAACATCGAGCTACTATTAACGAAAATTTGGTCAGTTCAAAAATTTTGCAATTAATCTCGGGTGAATTGATCGATATTAGCAGTCAATTTGAAAATCAAAGACTATTAGATAATGAAACCCATACTTCATTTCTGGATGAGTTTTCTGGAAATCAATACACATTTAAAAAATTTTCTCATTATTTCAATCAGGCTCATGAACTTCTTAAGCAATTAAAAAATTTATTAGTTGAGCAAGATTTAATTAGAAGGGAAAAAAATTTATATGAATTTGAACTTTCACAAATTGATACTGCACAAATTTCAAAAGTTGAATTTAAACAGATTGAGGAAAAAATTTCATTAGGAAACAAAGCAAATATATCAAAAAGAATTTGTTCAGAAATCAACATGAATTTATGCAATAGTGATATTAACTGTTTAGACCTACTTAAATACAGTAGAAAAAACATTGAAAAACTTGTAAAAATATCGGGACATTCCGATGTCATAAAAAACCTTGAGCAAATTGATGGTATTATTGCACTTCTCGAAGAGCTTAATAATAGCATAGAGTTAACTTCAAACAAATTTGACATTGACGAGACAGAACTCAACCAAGCGACAAAAAGAATTGAAGAATATAATAAACTCCTCATCAAATTTGGCCCCACAATTGACGACATAGAATGTTACAAAACAAAATGTGAAGAATTTCTTTCAAAAGCTGAAGGCATTGAAAATGAGATGAAAAATGTGGCTCAAAAATGTGAACTAGTCATGGAACATTGTATTTTATTATCACAAGAATTGAAGAAATCACGCCAAGAGAAGTTAAATTTTATTTCTCAATCTGTACAAAAAGAAATGTCTGAACTCGGTATGCCAAAAGCGAAATTTATTTGTGAGTTAAAGGAAAATCAAAATAATTTAGACATTGCTAAAATTACAGGACTCAATCAAATTCCGATTTCTCAAAAAACATTAAAATTATTTTATTCTATCGCAAAATCAGGATCTGAAAAAGCTCAATTTCTTTTGAGTACGAATTTAGGAATGGAAGCTCAACCTATAGAAAAAATAGCCAGTGGAGGAGAATTATCAAGAATCATGCTTGCTATTAAAAATGTATTATTTGGTGAGGAAGCCATGAGTGTTTTTGTATTTGATGAAATTGATACGGGCATAAGTGGTAATATTGCTGCAAAAGTAGGAAGAAAACTTTCTGAATTTTGCAAAAGCTCAGATGGTGAAATAACCCGTCAAGCTTTGTGCATAACGCATCTGGCACAAGTCGCATGTTATGCTCAAAATCATTTTATTGTTTCAAAAGAAGTTAAAGACAATAAAACGGTCACGAAAATTGTTCAAGCAGATTATGAAGAAAAATTAAATGAAATAGCAATATTGCTTTCTGGGGAAGAAATAAGTCTAGAAAGTATTGCACAAGCTAAAGTACTTGTAAGCGAAGCTCAAAAAGAATTACTTATATAA
- a CDS encoding MFS transporter → MRNNPKFIIIVLAIGYMIDFFDLTIFAAVRIPALQSLGVSKDDFMQVSSLMFNAQAIGLVVGGILSGIWADKYGRMSAVRAGIMLYSIAIIANAFVTTVPLFAAMRFLSGVGLAGEFAASITLISELLPASKRGMTSGIIYSFGVLGGILAALIGSLFPWQVIFVVGGIAGLLLLLLRFSLIDSRIFRDIKNKKHITRGSLKLLILNKKSFLKLIALIAILIPFWFMAFFVNFAPEIAKSIGIKDGISQGFSLGIFFVGSFIGSYFFPFLSQLISSRKKGIFIALLLMTITVSLFSLGHYITIEFYYFILFLIGFISGYLGLFMVFAVESFGTNQRAIASSVISNFARCSLVFMNSFIPWISMQFSAIWIGLTVAASLFFLVATFCLLFLKETNSSSLDFYEGKFSDNNDLKRF, encoded by the coding sequence ATGCGAAATAATCCTAAATTTATAATTATCGTTTTAGCAATTGGATATATGATAGATTTTTTTGATCTCACTATATTTGCTGCAGTTCGTATTCCTGCTTTGCAGTCCTTAGGTGTGAGCAAAGATGATTTTATGCAAGTGAGCTCATTAATGTTTAATGCGCAAGCTATAGGTCTTGTGGTAGGTGGTATTTTAAGCGGAATTTGGGCGGATAAATATGGGCGAATGTCAGCTGTTCGTGCAGGTATTATGCTTTATTCTATTGCTATTATTGCAAATGCTTTTGTAACCACTGTTCCGTTATTTGCTGCTATGAGATTTCTATCTGGTGTGGGACTAGCGGGTGAGTTTGCGGCGTCAATTACTTTGATTAGCGAATTATTGCCAGCTTCAAAACGAGGTATGACTTCAGGAATTATTTATTCTTTTGGCGTTTTAGGTGGAATTTTAGCTGCTTTAATCGGAAGCTTATTTCCTTGGCAGGTAATTTTTGTTGTCGGCGGTATTGCAGGTTTATTGTTGCTGTTGCTACGTTTTTCATTGATTGACTCACGTATCTTTCGTGACATAAAAAATAAAAAGCATATTACTAGGGGTAGTTTAAAATTATTAATTTTAAATAAAAAATCTTTTCTAAAATTAATTGCTCTTATTGCCATTCTTATTCCCTTTTGGTTTATGGCATTTTTTGTAAATTTTGCTCCTGAAATTGCAAAATCAATTGGTATAAAGGATGGAATAAGTCAAGGATTTTCTTTGGGCATATTTTTTGTTGGTTCTTTTATCGGTTCTTACTTTTTCCCATTTTTATCGCAATTAATTTCAAGTCGAAAAAAAGGAATTTTTATAGCGCTATTACTGATGACAATAACTGTCAGTTTATTTTCATTAGGGCATTATATTACAATTGAATTTTATTATTTTATTTTATTTTTAATCGGATTTATTAGCGGTTACCTTGGTTTATTTATGGTTTTTGCAGTGGAGAGTTTTGGTACCAACCAAAGAGCTATCGCTTCTTCTGTTATTTCTAATTTTGCGCGATGTTCACTCGTTTTTATGAATTCATTTATTCCTTGGATTTCAATGCAATTTAGTGCAATTTGGATTGGTTTAACTGTTGCTGCATCTCTATTTTTTTTAGTAGCCACATTTTGTCTTTTATTTTTAAAAGAAACAAATTCTTCTTCATTAGATTTTTATGAGGGAAAATTTTCAGATAATAATGATTTAAAAAGATTTTAG
- a CDS encoding AMP-binding protein: protein MNINWQSEQSYLFLNPRTLSYLNIDFPKVINKFNLQSHILLATSGSTAINPADIKLVALKKSAILISSESVNKHLNCNANDVILNPLPHFHIGGLSTFSRSYLSGAKLINLYSENMKWNPFHFKKEIELNKVTITSLVPTQVFDLVQNNCLCPASLKAVVVGGGSLSYTLYEKAKFLGWPLLPSYGMTECCSQVATAERGFLWNYNSLPELKILDHIYIRTMENGKICISGDSLLTGYIFLENGEFTFFDCKNNFPEDSFDEQKYILTSDVGNINNSYLQIIGRSDDVVKISGESVSLNRLDNILTDVKSDLSLCEDMAIISKSDFRLENKICLVLNNKSKNNENFKNRVLSEFNKRCFPFEKIKEVYYVDHIPRTNLGKLKRTQLLSNINFICNS from the coding sequence ATGAATATCAATTGGCAATCAGAACAATCGTATCTTTTTTTGAATCCAAGGACACTCTCTTATTTAAATATTGATTTTCCTAAAGTTATAAATAAATTTAATTTACAATCGCATATATTACTTGCTACTTCGGGTTCTACAGCAATCAATCCTGCTGATATCAAATTAGTTGCTTTAAAAAAATCGGCAATTTTAATTTCTTCTGAATCTGTTAATAAACATTTAAATTGTAATGCAAATGATGTCATTTTAAATCCATTGCCTCACTTTCACATAGGTGGTTTATCAACTTTTTCAAGATCCTATTTAAGTGGTGCCAAATTAATTAATTTATATTCTGAGAATATGAAATGGAATCCATTTCATTTCAAGAAAGAAATTGAATTAAATAAAGTTACCATCACTTCCTTAGTTCCCACACAAGTTTTTGATTTAGTACAAAATAATTGCTTGTGTCCGGCTTCCTTAAAAGCCGTTGTGGTCGGCGGTGGTTCTCTTTCTTATACTTTATATGAAAAAGCAAAATTTTTAGGCTGGCCTTTGCTACCAAGCTATGGAATGACGGAATGCTGTTCGCAAGTTGCTACAGCTGAAAGAGGATTTTTATGGAATTATAATTCTTTGCCTGAATTAAAAATTTTAGATCATATCTATATTCGAACAATGGAAAATGGAAAAATTTGTATTTCGGGGGATTCACTTTTAACAGGATATATTTTTCTAGAAAATGGCGAATTTACTTTTTTTGATTGTAAAAATAATTTTCCAGAAGATTCTTTTGATGAACAAAAATATATTTTGACTTCGGATGTAGGAAACATAAATAATTCCTACTTACAAATAATTGGTAGAAGTGACGACGTTGTAAAAATATCTGGTGAAAGTGTTTCTTTAAATAGGTTAGATAATATTTTAACTGATGTTAAATCTGATCTGTCTTTATGTGAAGATATGGCAATTATTTCTAAATCTGATTTTCGTTTGGAAAATAAAATTTGCCTTGTTTTAAATAATAAAAGTAAAAATAATGAAAATTTCAAAAATAGAGTTCTATCAGAGTTTAATAAAAGATGTTTTCCTTTTGAAAAAATCAAAGAAGTATATTATGTTGATCACATTCCAAGAACTAATCTCGGTAAATTAAAAAGAACACAATTGCTTTCAAATATAAATTTTATTTGCAATTCATAG
- a CDS encoding NRDE family protein, with product MCTLFLIINYMKNIPVILISNRDEVKKRRSSPLQGWNQNFNYYGNSIIAPRDEEQKGTWFACENHYMGKWAILTNIRDPLSIKNGVKSRGEIILNYLNSSLSAKEYLKILNEISPEYNLFNIIFSDSSSIYYFHSKDGEFKILHHYGAHEKKIYGLSNGKIDSNWPKVTFTKNIFDSFLSPSSEKSADFYWNFFKKQMTNPNKYPMSTLPNTGVPAEWEMVLSSLFIQGEKYGTRSTLFFGIEANKSRFLYEQNYSIKSEVDNEKKIVLKYHEIA from the coding sequence TTGTGTACTTTATTTTTAATAATAAATTATATGAAAAACATACCGGTTATTCTTATTTCAAATCGCGATGAAGTGAAAAAACGTAGAAGTTCTCCTCTGCAAGGTTGGAATCAAAATTTTAATTATTATGGTAATTCCATTATTGCCCCTCGTGATGAAGAACAAAAAGGAACATGGTTTGCCTGTGAAAATCATTATATGGGTAAATGGGCAATTCTAACTAACATTAGAGATCCTTTATCGATTAAAAATGGTGTGAAATCTCGTGGAGAAATTATTTTAAACTATTTAAATTCATCTTTATCAGCCAAAGAATATTTAAAAATATTAAATGAGATTTCTCCTGAGTATAATTTATTTAATATTATTTTTTCAGATTCAAGTTCAATTTATTATTTTCATAGTAAGGATGGAGAGTTCAAAATATTGCATCACTATGGGGCTCATGAAAAAAAAATTTATGGATTAAGTAACGGTAAAATAGATTCTAATTGGCCCAAAGTCACTTTCACTAAAAATATTTTTGATTCTTTTTTATCGCCCTCTTCCGAAAAAAGTGCAGATTTTTATTGGAATTTTTTTAAAAAACAGATGACAAATCCAAATAAATATCCTATGTCAACTTTGCCCAATACAGGGGTTCCTGCAGAATGGGAAATGGTGTTATCATCACTTTTTATTCAGGGAGAAAAATACGGCACGCGATCGACCTTATTTTTTGGAATAGAAGCCAATAAATCAAGATTTCTTTATGAGCAAAATTACAGTATCAAATCTGAAGTGGATAATGAAAAAAAGATTGTTTTAAAATATCATGAAATTGCTTAA
- a CDS encoding 1,4-dihydroxy-2-naphthoate polyprenyltransferase, translating to MNKIIPWFLASRPKTLTAAFTPIFVGTAVAMVALKPSGEKVNWNLSLLALLASIFIQIGTNFVNDALDFKKGADNDKRIGPKRVAQSGLLTPKQVIFGGFLSFFIAILFGLPLVFQGGIFILAIGIISLICGYLYTGGPYPLAYVGLGELFVILFFGLAAVGGVFYIHTGYFTLPAFVAGLQIGLLATVLISINNFRDFKGDKTVGKMTLAARFGKKFARFEIVSLFSMTYLLNIFWIYEGHRAAALLSFLSLPIAILVINGILFQEPSKIFNKYLGMSALVQIIFGILMGIGFIIG from the coding sequence ATGAATAAAATAATACCCTGGTTTTTAGCTTCTCGACCTAAAACATTAACAGCGGCTTTTACTCCTATTTTTGTCGGAACAGCTGTTGCTATGGTTGCGTTAAAACCTTCGGGAGAAAAAGTAAATTGGAATTTAAGCTTATTGGCTCTTCTTGCTTCTATATTTATTCAAATTGGAACAAATTTTGTTAATGATGCTCTTGATTTCAAAAAAGGCGCAGACAATGATAAGAGAATAGGGCCAAAAAGAGTCGCGCAAAGTGGTTTATTGACTCCGAAACAAGTCATATTTGGCGGATTTTTAAGTTTTTTTATTGCGATTTTATTTGGACTCCCTTTAGTTTTTCAAGGCGGAATTTTTATTTTAGCTATTGGTATTATTTCATTAATTTGTGGTTATCTTTATACCGGTGGTCCTTATCCCTTAGCTTATGTGGGATTGGGCGAATTATTTGTTATTTTATTTTTTGGTTTGGCTGCTGTGGGAGGGGTATTTTATATTCATACAGGATATTTTACACTTCCTGCCTTTGTTGCTGGGTTACAAATTGGACTGCTTGCTACAGTTTTAATTTCCATAAATAATTTTCGTGATTTTAAGGGTGATAAAACCGTTGGAAAAATGACTCTTGCGGCACGTTTTGGTAAAAAATTTGCACGGTTTGAAATAGTATCTTTATTTTCAATGACTTATTTGCTTAATATATTTTGGATTTATGAAGGACATAGGGCAGCGGCTCTGTTGTCTTTTTTGTCGTTGCCAATTGCAATTTTGGTAATAAATGGCATTCTATTTCAAGAGCCTTCAAAAATATTTAATAAATATTTAGGAATGTCAGCATTGGTGCAAATTATTTTTGGTATCTTAATGGGCATTGGATTTATAATAGGATAA